The Haloferax sp. Atlit-12N genome contains a region encoding:
- a CDS encoding helix-turn-helix domain-containing protein — MSNASAPDSELTGPTRLTLKVWHPDCWTLEVTDNVDAGVTAHTVYNTPEDTVKGHFTVYADRVEDIDDFVRATERSRLTDSVSELSPRHEFDNGASNVGNTTRELMVEYDPENSMTDSLLSHGFVHDAPVRVDDGWEYWPVIDTADRADLRERLDSLEAANQAEIIVTKVTSVAGAKNHVSHQLDKLSNRQREVFELACRRDYYTWPRATTTRELADELDISKTTLLEHLRKAEAKLLNQYAESTP; from the coding sequence ATGTCGAACGCTAGCGCACCGGATTCCGAACTCACGGGCCCGACCAGACTCACGCTCAAGGTCTGGCACCCGGACTGCTGGACGCTGGAAGTGACGGACAACGTCGACGCCGGGGTCACCGCCCACACCGTGTACAACACGCCCGAAGACACGGTCAAGGGACACTTCACGGTCTACGCCGACCGGGTCGAGGACATCGACGACTTCGTCCGCGCGACCGAGCGGTCGCGGTTGACTGACTCCGTCTCCGAGTTGAGCCCCCGCCACGAGTTCGACAACGGCGCGTCGAACGTCGGCAACACGACGCGGGAGTTGATGGTCGAGTACGACCCCGAAAACAGCATGACCGACTCGCTTCTATCACACGGCTTCGTCCACGACGCGCCCGTCCGCGTCGACGACGGCTGGGAGTACTGGCCGGTCATCGACACCGCCGACCGGGCCGACCTCCGCGAACGCCTCGACTCGCTGGAGGCGGCGAATCAGGCCGAAATCATCGTCACCAAGGTCACTTCCGTCGCCGGCGCGAAAAACCACGTCTCGCACCAACTGGACAAGCTCTCGAACCGCCAGCGTGAGGTGTTCGAACTGGCCTGTCGGCGCGACTACTACACGTGGCCGCGGGCGACGACGACGCGGGAACTGGCCGACGAACTCGACATCTCGAAAACTACGCTGCTCGAACATCTCCGGAAGGCCGAGGCGAAACTCCTCAACCAGTACGCGGAGTCAACTCCGTAA